Proteins encoded together in one Aeromonas encheleia window:
- the nusG gene encoding transcription termination/antitermination protein NusG yields the protein MTEQREQRMRWYVVQAFSGYEGRVAKSLREHIKMHGMEEMFGEVLVPTEEVVEMRAGQKRKSERKFFPGYVLVQMLMDETTWHLVRNVPRVMGFIGGTSDRPAPISDKEADAILNRLQDAHDKPRPKTLFEPGEMVRVADGPFADFNGTVEEVDYEKSRVKVSVLIFGRSTPVELDFGQVEKG from the coding sequence ATGACTGAACAACGTGAACAACGTATGAGATGGTATGTCGTGCAGGCATTTTCCGGCTATGAAGGTCGGGTTGCCAAATCCCTGCGTGAACATATCAAGATGCATGGCATGGAAGAGATGTTTGGCGAAGTGCTGGTCCCGACCGAAGAAGTGGTCGAGATGCGTGCTGGCCAGAAGCGCAAGAGTGAGCGCAAATTTTTCCCGGGTTATGTCCTGGTGCAGATGCTGATGGATGAAACCACCTGGCACCTGGTGCGTAACGTACCGCGCGTGATGGGTTTCATCGGCGGTACTTCCGATCGCCCTGCTCCTATCTCCGATAAGGAAGCGGATGCCATCCTCAATCGTCTGCAAGACGCCCATGACAAGCCGCGGCCGAAAACCCTGTTTGAACCGGGTGAGATGGTGCGGGTTGCCGATGGTCCGTTTGCCGACTTCAACGGTACCGTTGAAGAGGTGGACTACGAGAAGAGTCGCGTGAAGGTCTCGGTACTGATCTTTGGTCGCTCAACGCCGGTAGAACTGGATTTTGGTCAGGTCGAAAAAGGCTGA
- the rplL gene encoding 50S ribosomal protein L7/L12, protein MSITKDQIIEAVASMSVMEVVELIEAMEEKFGVSAAVAVAAGPAAEAVEEKTEFDVVLTAAGANKVAVIKAVRAATGLGLKEAKDLVEAAPTNLKEAISKDEAEALKKQLEEAGASVEIK, encoded by the coding sequence ATGTCTATCACTAAAGACCAAATCATCGAAGCCGTTGCTTCCATGTCCGTAATGGAAGTTGTTGAGCTGATCGAAGCAATGGAAGAGAAGTTCGGTGTTTCTGCCGCTGTTGCTGTAGCTGCCGGTCCGGCCGCTGAAGCAGTAGAAGAGAAGACCGAGTTCGACGTAGTTCTGACTGCTGCTGGCGCCAACAAAGTTGCCGTCATCAAGGCCGTTCGTGCTGCCACCGGTCTGGGCCTGAAAGAAGCCAAGGACCTGGTAGAAGCTGCACCGACCAACCTGAAAGAAGCCATCTCCAAAGATGAAGCTGAAGCTTTGAAGAAGCAGCTTGAAGAAGCTGGTGCTTCTGTTGAGATCAAATAA
- the rplJ gene encoding 50S ribosomal protein L10 yields MALGLEDKKAIVAEVNEAAKGALSAVVADSRGVTVDKMTVLRKSAREAGVYMRVVRNTLLRRAVEGTEFGCLNDVLTGPTLIAFSNEHPGAAARLFKEFAKANQKFEIKAGAFNGEFIAAAQIDRLATLPTYDEAISKLMATMKEASAGKLVRTIAAVRDQKQAAA; encoded by the coding sequence ATGGCATTGGGACTCGAAGACAAAAAGGCAATTGTTGCTGAAGTCAACGAAGCTGCCAAAGGCGCTCTGTCTGCAGTTGTAGCCGATTCTCGCGGTGTGACTGTTGACAAGATGACCGTCCTGCGTAAATCCGCTCGTGAAGCCGGTGTGTACATGCGCGTTGTGCGTAACACCCTGCTGCGTCGCGCGGTAGAGGGCACCGAATTCGGTTGCCTGAACGACGTATTGACTGGTCCTACCTTGATTGCTTTCTCTAACGAACACCCGGGCGCTGCCGCTCGTCTGTTCAAAGAGTTTGCCAAAGCGAACCAAAAGTTCGAAATCAAGGCTGGCGCTTTTAACGGTGAGTTTATCGCCGCAGCACAAATTGATCGTCTGGCCACGCTGCCGACCTACGACGAAGCGATTTCGAAGTTGATGGCTACCATGAAGGAAGCCTCTGCTGGCAAGCTGGTTCGTACTATCGCTGCTGTTCGCGACCAGAAACAAGCTGCTGCTTGA
- the secE gene encoding preprotein translocase subunit SecE → MSVSSEGQGGNKDTLLWGLVFIILAAAVVGNYLLHDVVAAVRALGVVVVIAAAGAVALQTTKGKATLAFARESRLEVRKVVWPTRQEAIQTTLIVLAVTAVMGLLLFLLDGALVWLVNLITGV, encoded by the coding sequence ATGAGTGTTAGTTCTGAGGGACAGGGCGGAAACAAGGATACCCTGCTTTGGGGTCTGGTTTTCATCATCCTGGCGGCCGCTGTAGTGGGTAATTACCTGCTGCACGATGTTGTCGCAGCCGTCCGCGCCCTGGGTGTGGTCGTTGTCATCGCCGCTGCTGGTGCAGTGGCCCTGCAAACCACCAAAGGTAAGGCAACACTGGCATTTGCTCGTGAGTCGCGCCTGGAAGTCCGCAAGGTCGTATGGCCGACCCGTCAGGAAGCCATTCAGACAACCCTGATTGTGCTGGCGGTGACCGCCGTGATGGGGCTTTTGCTGTTCCTTCTGGACGGTGCCTTGGTCTGGTTGGTCAATTTGATTACCGGTGTGTAA
- the tuf gene encoding elongation factor Tu, giving the protein MSKEKFERNKPHVNVGTIGHVDHGKTTLTAAITNVLAKHFGGKAFAFDQIDKAPEERERGITINTSHVEYDTAARHYAHVDCPGHADYVKNMITGAAQMDGAILVVAATDGPMPQTREHILLGRQVGIPYMIVFMNKCDMVDDEELLELVEMEVRELLTEYDFPGDDLPVVRGSALKALEGDAAWEEKIIELANHLDTYIPEPERAIDLPFLMPIEDVFSIAGRGTVVTGRVERGIVKVGETVEIVGIKDTVTTTCTGVEMFRKLLDEGRAGENVGALLRGVKREDVERGQVLAKPGSIKPHTKFESEVYVLSKEEGGRHTPFFKGYRPQFYFRTTDVTGTIELPEGVEMVMPGDNIKMVVTLIAPIAMDDGLRFAIREGGRTVGAGVVASVIA; this is encoded by the coding sequence ATGTCTAAAGAAAAATTTGAGCGTAATAAACCGCACGTTAACGTGGGTACCATCGGCCACGTTGACCACGGTAAAACCACCCTGACCGCCGCCATCACCAACGTGCTGGCCAAGCACTTCGGTGGTAAAGCTTTCGCCTTCGACCAGATCGACAAGGCGCCGGAAGAGCGTGAGCGTGGTATCACCATCAACACCTCCCACGTAGAATACGACACCGCTGCCCGTCACTACGCCCACGTAGATTGCCCGGGTCACGCCGACTACGTTAAAAACATGATCACCGGTGCTGCCCAGATGGACGGCGCGATCCTGGTAGTAGCTGCGACTGACGGCCCGATGCCGCAGACTCGTGAGCACATCCTGCTGGGTCGTCAGGTTGGTATCCCGTACATGATCGTGTTCATGAACAAGTGCGACATGGTCGACGACGAAGAGCTGCTTGAGCTGGTCGAGATGGAAGTTCGCGAACTGCTGACCGAATACGACTTCCCGGGTGATGACCTGCCGGTAGTCCGTGGTTCCGCGCTGAAAGCGCTGGAAGGCGACGCTGCTTGGGAAGAGAAAATCATCGAGCTGGCTAACCACCTGGATACCTATATCCCGGAGCCGGAGCGTGCAATCGACCTGCCGTTCCTGATGCCTATCGAAGACGTCTTCTCCATCGCTGGCCGTGGTACCGTAGTAACCGGTCGTGTTGAGCGCGGTATCGTTAAAGTCGGTGAGACCGTCGAAATCGTCGGTATCAAAGATACCGTGACCACCACCTGTACCGGTGTAGAAATGTTCCGCAAGCTGCTGGACGAAGGTCGTGCCGGTGAGAACGTTGGCGCCCTGCTGCGTGGCGTGAAGCGTGAAGACGTAGAGCGTGGTCAGGTACTGGCCAAGCCGGGCTCCATCAAGCCGCACACCAAGTTCGAATCTGAAGTGTACGTACTGTCCAAAGAAGAAGGTGGTCGTCATACCCCGTTCTTCAAGGGCTACCGTCCTCAGTTCTACTTCCGTACTACCGACGTGACCGGTACCATCGAACTGCCGGAAGGCGTTGAAATGGTAATGCCAGGCGACAACATCAAAATGGTTGTTACCCTGATCGCACCGATCGCGATGGACGACGGCCTGCGTTTCGCCATCCGTGAAGGTGGCCGTACCGTAGGTGCTGGTGTTGTAGCCAGCGTAATCGCGTAA
- the rplA gene encoding 50S ribosomal protein L1 codes for MAKLSKRMRVIREKVDGTKEYSINEAIALLKELATAKFVESVDVAVNLGIDARKSDQNVRGATVLPHGTGRDIRVAVFTQGANAEAAKAAGAELVGMDDLAELVKKGEMNFDVVIASPDAMRVVGQLGQILGPRGLMPNPKVGTVTPNVAEAVKNAKAGQVRYRNDKNGIIHTTLGKVSFDEVQLKENLEALLVALKKGKPSSAKGIFIKKVSISTTMGAGVAVDQASLEAQG; via the coding sequence ATGGCAAAACTTTCCAAGCGTATGCGCGTTATTCGCGAAAAAGTTGACGGTACCAAAGAGTACTCCATCAACGAAGCCATTGCCCTGCTGAAAGAACTGGCTACCGCCAAGTTCGTTGAAAGCGTTGACGTTGCCGTTAACCTGGGTATCGATGCTCGTAAATCCGACCAGAACGTACGTGGTGCTACTGTACTGCCGCACGGTACCGGTCGTGACATCCGTGTCGCCGTATTCACCCAGGGTGCCAACGCCGAAGCCGCCAAGGCTGCCGGTGCTGAACTGGTTGGTATGGATGACTTGGCCGAGCTGGTCAAGAAAGGCGAGATGAACTTCGACGTCGTGATCGCATCCCCGGATGCCATGCGCGTTGTTGGTCAACTGGGTCAGATCCTGGGCCCGCGTGGCCTGATGCCTAACCCGAAAGTGGGTACCGTGACTCCGAACGTTGCTGAAGCTGTGAAGAATGCTAAAGCCGGTCAGGTTCGTTACCGCAATGACAAGAATGGTATCATCCATACCACTCTGGGTAAGGTTTCTTTCGACGAAGTTCAGCTGAAAGAAAACTTGGAAGCTCTGCTGGTTGCTCTGAAAAAGGGCAAACCCTCTTCCGCCAAAGGTATCTTCATCAAGAAAGTCAGCATCTCCACCACCATGGGTGCCGGTGTTGCCGTAGACCAAGCTTCTCTGGAAGCTCAGGGCTAA
- the rplK gene encoding 50S ribosomal protein L11 encodes MAKKVTAYIKLQVKAGSANPSPPVGPALGQHGVNIMEFCKAFNARTEKLEKGSPTPVVITVYSDRSFTFETKTPPASFLLKKAAGIQSGSAKPNKDKVGKVTVAQLQEIAKTKEPDMTGADLDAKVRCIAGSARSMGLVVED; translated from the coding sequence ATGGCTAAGAAAGTCACAGCTTATATCAAGCTGCAAGTTAAGGCTGGCAGTGCTAACCCCAGCCCTCCCGTTGGTCCTGCGCTGGGTCAGCACGGTGTCAACATCATGGAATTCTGTAAGGCGTTCAACGCTCGTACAGAGAAGCTGGAAAAAGGCTCACCGACTCCGGTCGTGATCACCGTTTACAGCGACCGTTCCTTCACCTTCGAAACCAAGACTCCGCCTGCTTCCTTCCTGCTGAAGAAAGCCGCTGGTATCCAGTCTGGTTCCGCCAAGCCGAACAAAGACAAAGTTGGTAAGGTGACTGTTGCTCAGCTGCAAGAAATCGCCAAGACCAAAGAGCCGGACATGACTGGTGCCGATCTGGATGCAAAAGTACGTTGCATCGCAGGCTCCGCTCGTTCCATGGGCCTGGTAGTGGAGGATTAA